A window of Rosa rugosa chromosome 7, drRosRugo1.1, whole genome shotgun sequence genomic DNA:
TTAAAGGTCTAAGCAACTGATTCTTAGCATGCTCTACTAGAGTGACTTACAAACTGTATTGATGAGACCTACTTGTAACTGGTCTTTTTGTGTAAGGAAAAACTTTTCCGGCCTTTCGATAGAAACGAAATGAATTCATTAATAGAACTTCGCGCGAGACAACCAAGGGGGAAATATGACTTCATTAAAAAGCTTGCCTGATCAAGGTGAAGAAAAAGAGTACCACACCCTATTATTAGCAATCAATTAACTAGTATACGTacatcatcaacatataagagTAACGTACAGTAAGCCAGGAAGACTCTACTGCTTCTAACCAATACATACGGTAAGATAAATGATATATCAACATACCCGGGCTCTACAGTGTGCTGCTTCATTGCACCTACGGGGAGGTAGTACTTTGAAGCAAAGCTTTTAACTCATCAAGCAGCCTTACTGCAATCCTCTTCATCATTATTTAAAGCATGAGTTTATAATCCTATGGGCATCACCTTCATTTTCAAGCATAAAAAATGCCGCATCTCTACAAAACTGCAACCCGTGCGTAATTAGTGCAATGAATTCACTTGCTTTAATTGGGACTTATATACTCAATCCCTGTAGGAGATTCTCCAACTATGAGCTATTTCTCAGTCACTTTTGCAATATTAAACTCTTTGGCTGAACAAATTAATGGGTTTGAAGCTGCTGTTGAGAAACTGAGAGTCTAGCCAGCCTCGATCAGAGATCATCTGGATCGATGTGACCAGCCCTGCGCGCTGCTATATTGCTTCTTCGTTGATCAAGTTCAGCAAAACGCAATTTGATATCTTGGCACATATGATCAAAGATCAGTTCTTAAAAAGTTTCTGTCATTGGATATCTTGAATCTTTCAGTACTAGCTACTATATGTACTCAACATGTATGTAGCATAGATCGATGGAGCCTACAATATTAGGTGTGGTAGTTTGTTTCACGTACATATCATGCTAATTATAAGTCTGCAGTGATCAGATTTTCAATTATGGATTTTGAAGATTGTAATCATCAATAGCCTAATGTTTGTCCTTTTGTCTTTGACTTCTCTCTTCCAAGAAAGACAACAGCCTCCATTCTCCATTGTTACTGTTCTTATTTTGGTTCTATGCTTTGGATTTCTGATCCTGTTCGGCAACCATGGCTTCTTCTTCATGTTGATGGTGGAGGAAATGATGTTGTTGTGAGGGGTTTTATCCCCTTGGTTGTTGTTTATCTTTTGATTAGTGTATTGGGAGTTGGATGGCATCAGTTCACCAGTACCGATTTTCTGGTTTTTCAGCTTACGGGGTTTACTTCGGCGAACGTTCGTGGCTCGCGGCTGCTCGATTTGGACGGCAGTAGTTAGGGTTTCAATAATAGGTTGGGCCTCTATTTGGGCCTATgctttagttttatttgttgtaaCGATTAGTTTTCTGATACTGGCTCTTTTGGAGCTCAGGAGGAAATTAATTTTCCTTTTTAGTTTTCTGTCTGTTTGGGCATGTCCAACAGATTGGTTGTGTGTTTCTACTTTCAGCCCATTGGGCTAGCTGTGGAGCATCTTAATCGATCCCCTTTGTCCAAAAAAGAAAGACGACAGCCTGAGCCATGCACTAATGGGTTGGTTTGACAAATGTTTAAGGGTATATATTTTGGTATAGAAGTTAGCAAATTCCAGTGGGGTTTGAGacttctactttttttttttttttaattatttttttaagggGAATAAATATCTTTAGATATATTCACGACTGCACTGAGTCACTGTCAGGATATTACATACATGAGACATACATGAGAGCAAAAGCACCCGAAGCATAACCTTGCTTTGCCTATTTAGCCTAACCAGAAACAAATTCCTATTTTCCAGTTATTCTAACAATACATGCTCACATATTTCACTACTAACTACAACGAAAAAGGCTCACAAGTTTAGAAACTAGACAACTATCATGAGAACCGCTAAGCTTTCACCTAAGAAAGCTATCGTTGTATGATTGCTTGCCAATTCTCCCAAATAGCTAGTCTACCACAACGTCTAGGATCAGACTTTCAATCTAAACATGCTAAATTTTACCTTTACCCTTCCCCACAGTAGTAGAAGGGTTAGCAAGAGTGGTTGCTGCCGAGCCAGAGACCCAGCACCATTATTCTTTGTCTTGTTACCACTACCTCGAGGCTTGCCTCAAGACTTCGATCTTCTTGCCCAACAAACATAGATCCTTCAAGAGCCCCTCCGAAGACCAAGTCTACCCCAAGCAACGATAGTGCATGACGCTTGCGCTTGGGTTGTGGACTTTCCTCCTCTTCTCTAGCAAGACCCGCCCCTATAACTCGGGTCACCGCCACCAGATTCTCCTCTGCAACAACCACTGTAGCATTGGCCGCGTCACCTTGCTCCCCAGAAATCTTCTCCACTACCACTTCCTTGGCTCTAGAACTCTTTGCCCTTGCCGTCGAAGTCCCCTACTCTGCTCCAATGGTTTTTTCAACCTCATTCGATGAACTACACCTACCTCCTCCCATTGCCGTCAATGACCCGAAATCTGCACTCCAAAAGACCTAGAGATGATGGAGTCAAGGAGTTGGCGACGAAGACCAAAGATGGCAGTCAATTCGCAACCCCTCCGCTCATCAATGTTGCCCCATTTGTTCAGCCGTCTGACCTAGAATTCGCCACCAGCTGCATGGGGCACTCTTAAGAGATCCACAATCTTGACATCAGCCCACAAAATTCTGATCATAATGGAAGGACAACTCTAGGGATGCCAAAACCCTAAACTTTTGACTCAGCCTCATTGTCTCATTCAAGCACAAAGCAACTCGCACCTATGCTCGACCCTCATGCAAGCCATGCCGATCCACCTCTAGTACCGTTCCAATCATTTCTCCTATCAATGATACAATTGCCAGCGTGAGAAAAGCTAGTGGCAGTCCATGAATTAGGATCATAATCCAGATGTATGTGGTCCAAGGGGACGCTGGAAATGGGAGATCTGCCATCATAGTAATTTAGGAGTACGTGAGCCTTGTTGAAATTCCACGGAACCCagcctttttttattttattcttagaATGTCCCTAACATTGCTAAAGATGAAAAGAAACTCCCCTATGGGCGTTCCTACACCTGTAGTGTTCCATTCAGTCTCCACATCGATCGGAAAGCACCGATGAATGAGTAATGATTGAAGGCTCTACACGTATTAAGCCAGCCTGTCATGTATGCGTTGTTGGCCACAAGCTCCTCACCTTTCATCCTCAAGTTGCCAAGATCCACGGGTTCATCCCCGCCTTGCAAAGACAAAGCCGAGGCCAATCAAGCAGCCATGGAGGCAAAGGCGGCCATCAGAAAGTCTTGGAGTGTTGTGCAAACCCTAGCCACGCGATAGATTATGGTGGCTAGGGCAAACGCTTGTCTCCTCAACTTCTTTTTCTCTCATAACGTTTTTTGGATTTCTGGTTCTTTCTCCATTATTGTACAATATAGGTGATATTGTTATGTTTGCTTCTAGTTAAATCTCATCTTGCTTGCTATTTTCTCAGCACAATAACAtatagggtgcggctattgccaccctactaatTATTTTTTTCACCCTACAAGTTTCTGATTTATTGAAAgatataaaattacaataaaagacAATATCTTATTAAAAATATTATGTTGGAGACTAAAAGCCCTAAGCGCCGCTCAATGGACGCAAGAAACCCTAAACCTACAACCAAGGCTATTGCCCACCAATCTCACCGCAACGTTGCCCCAACCATGGACGACATCACGACCTCCTTTGCGGCCTCTCTCACCCTTGCTAGCAACGAGGTCGTCGACCTCTCCAGATCAGCCAATAGTGTAGCACGTCGAGGCACACAGTCCTATCTGCTAGCTGAACCGCTTGCTGTAAAACTGGCCCCATTGCAGGACCTCCGGCATTTCTTCCGTCGGGTTTGGGTTCTTGAGCGGGATTTCAAGATACAAGAGAGGGCTGAGAACCGGTTTGTGATTGCATTCGATCTTAGACAAGATCGTAACAAGGTTTTACGTGGTGGACCTTGGCGCTTCAACCAAGCACTGATCGTGATGCAAGAGTACGACGGGCTTGAGTCGCCTCAATCTGTTGCATTGAATGCTTTGTACTTCTAGGTAAGTATCACTGATGTACCTCCACTCTTTGAGAACAAGGACACCATCAAAGACTTAGCTGCCATCGTCGGAAATGTCATCGAGTTGGATGACAAACTCTGACAACACAAGtaagattagggttagggtttcacaTGAACTCTTTAAACCCTTTTTTCTGAAAAAGAATGTGAAGCTTGCACCAGGAGTTGAGGATGAGATCTCATTTTTCTTCGAAAACCTAGTAGGTAAGTGCAACTATTGTGATTTGATTTATCATGAGAATGGTGTATGTCTTGCAACAGATAGTAGAGCAGTACCAAGAATGGAGTCAGCTTCGACTCATAGGAGGTTGGAAATCATGAGTCTATCTCTTGGTTTCGTACAAAGCCGTTTTGAGAATGGCATGTTCAAGTTCCAAGGCTTCATTCTTAATCTCTTTATTCATCATTAAACCCTAATGCTTCCTTTCTTAGCATTCAATATCTTCAATTGTTCTCATGTTatgctaacaaaaaaaaaaaaaagattcgaGATGCAGAGgaagccaaatagaaaaagaatttgAGTTAAACCACACATTTGGAAAATGGTACTTTGGGTAATGTAAATGGGTGAACTAAGTAaacttgaaattaaaaaaaatatgtagggtgagaagagaatgtAGGGTGAAGAAAGTAGTTAGGATGGCAATAGCTGCATCCTAACATATAGATTATCCTGGGTGAGATTCTAATGAGGATTTTTAAGAAGACTTCATGAAGACTTTTAAATCAACGATTGAATGACATATGTTGTGAAGAAATAATATTTCAACCAAAGTTTGGACCCCTCATCCAATCGTGGATTTGAAAGAATTCATGGAGTCCTCATTTTAGAGTCCTCACTTGCGCTAACCATGAGGATCGACTtgcttttcaaatttaatggcTTGGCCAGAGGAAGCTAGCATACCATGCGCATAGACAAGGGATtctaattaagaaaaagaaaattgagatTGATATCACTGCAAAAGTAATTTCCAACTGCAAGTCAAAACTGTGGTTTCATATGCATTAGTAAAAACTTTACTGAATGTCTATATATAGTTCAAAAGAAAATCTGATAAGAATTGAAAGCAACATCAATGACTAGCTGACAGCTAATAAGAAAATGTCAAATTTGAGAACTCTTCAAATCAGTCTGAGACTACTTGACTCCCAGAATCATTAGAACTGGGGCGAATGCGGGCTTCTTTCCTCTTGCACTGACCAACACTTGGATGATGACAACCTGAGAAATTAAACCTGAATGAATGTTAATTCTTTCAATTCTAAATGTGTTGCGTGGCTATACTTGGATGTGACTAAGACCTATATTTTGATTAGAAAAGATCTCACCAGTGACAACCCAACTAAAATCATATTTATTTCCTCATAAAATTCAGAAAATCATTGTACGCCCACTGTAAAAACTACTACTTTCAGAAATTATATTGACCTAGATATACATGCAAACCAGTGTCAAAGCCTCAAAACCCAATAAAAACATGtaaaacatttttctttttggcagCAGAGCATGTAAAGCATTTTTGTCTATTGAGACCAAAAGAAAAGGTTCTTCAGGGAATGATTATGAAGAGCAAGGTTATGTTAGATTATACGTACCCCAATTGCAAAGAAGTGTCCGAATGCTCGTCACTTTCGTGCTCAGAGGCAGTTGAACAATTGGAAACGGCTTTGGATGAGTTTGTAAAGTATAAAAGCCTCTTCTTAGGAGGATGGGATTCAATGATAGATGGGCGCACATAGTTTTGCCTCCTCAATTCCTCAATCTCTCTTTCCAGATTCTCAATCTTTTGCATAGCCTTCTCATGCTCCTTTGTAGTCTTCTGTTTCTCCTCCGAAAGTATTTCCTCCTTCTTATTCTTAACAGCTAATTCCCCTTCCATTTGTTGTTTCTCCACCTCATACAGTTCATTTAAGCTCAGCCCATCCAGTTTCTGACCCTTCATCCGACTGTATATATGAGAggaaataaaataacaaaacaagaaGTGAATAAACTGAGGAAAACAATTCAAACTTCAAAACATATGTGTAGCATGAATAAACAACATCACATATGACAGAACACATTCTGGAGCATTCAATATCTATAGGGCAGCAAAGATATACCTAAGGATCCTAAGATAAGTGTAAACATGGCATCGATATTGTGAAACTATAAAATACTAAAACTAGACAAGTGATCACTGTAGTCTATTCTACATGACAATAACGTAATTACCAGAGTTCCAACTGTAATGCTTCAATCTTTTGCTGCATTGCTTCAAATTTTCTCTGCAGTGCGCTTGAATCAAATTTCGGCTCCTGCGGTTGGTCAACAAATTAAAAAACATGCAATTAAGATATTAATCAATTCACAAAATAACCATTTCAGCAACATATATATAAGGATCGATGAATAAATTTTAAGTCTTCGCTTGTTTGACTTGTCACTGTATTCTATGAGTGCTAATAAtattctcaaaaagaaaaaaaaatagtgagaCTACAGAtataaaacaaagtaaaaaaagtTACTACTGCCAGCATATTGATCCAACAAAAAATGTTGTTGGAGGTCTCATGTCCTCATTCCCTCTCAATCAAAAAGACAAAAGATGAGTAATAAAGTTACTGTAGGCGCGAGTTGTATGTACATTACACATGATTATTTTCAAGTTAATTTTAGTCATCATAGTAATA
This region includes:
- the LOC133723769 gene encoding MADS-box transcription factor 23-like isoform X1 encodes the protein MVGNDTERNSQTRKMGRGKIEIKKIENLSSRQVTFSKRRSGLFKKAAELSVLCDAEIAVIIFSQTGKLYEQSSTSMEKILSRYHNFSNKQGLLQLEYSSEELPHESAEEEPKFDSSALQRKFEAMQQKIEALQLELCRMKGQKLDGLSLNELYEVEKQQMEGELAVKNKKEEILSEEKQKTTKEHEKAMQKIENLEREIEELRRQNYVRPSIIESHPPKKRLLYFTNSSKAVSNCSTASEHESDEHSDTSLQLGFNFSGCHHPSVGQCKRKEARIRPSSNDSGSQVVSD
- the LOC133723769 gene encoding MADS-box transcription factor 23-like isoform X2; translated protein: MVGNDTERNSQTRKMGRGKIEIKKIENLSSRQVTFSKRRSGLFKKAAELSVLCDAEIAVIIFSQTGKLYEQSSTSMEKILSRYHNFSNKQGLLQLEYSSEELPHESAEEEPKFDSSALQRKFEAMQQKIEALQLELCRMKGQKLDGLSLNELYEVEKQQMEGELAVKNKKEEILSEEKQKTTKEHEKAMQKIENLEREIEELRRQNYVRPSIIESHPPKKRLLYFTNSSKAVSNCSTASEHESDEHSDTSLQLGLSSSKCWSVQEERSPHSPQF